One window of Rhodopirellula bahusiensis genomic DNA carries:
- a CDS encoding type II secretion system protein GspD: protein MKSIRPICMLGILCLISMLVGCVYRPGYRRTNMDELIQQSLDQSNAARGGDTELIGNMHDEGVVFDHGEFRANVSEEILFDSDLPPESQPVIDGDWHGDGYSQIQEEEIIPLELIPISQARSSAIARVEYDEPFLINEDFIETDVREVLTLLATDAELDLILDDNVAGIVNTQIIDLTVDEAVEKVLMPLGLASTRRGKQLIVAPPDPESPLFSLVSIKTQYQPQHMDPTTLLETVPVPWLQYVTEIEQAKTMLVEAPPRIANDIIARFQNIDQPIPQVVLEAIICVVSPDSGFQFGLDWQHAVEMEGVKQLSLSASGLALNGEVSQAGLDAIFSDFGSTSAFVRLLSEKGDLTIRATPHVMAKDGEPANIAINRETFFSVQPPGTTGSNSVFFQQDIQKVDAGIVLDITPHIRGDEVTIDIEKAEVSEDVRNATSQLSINQYPIINRRSVSTTVTVKDGKTIVIGGLVQRETVDQINRIPGLSRLPGVGYLFQTTQRQTRDAEVVIFISPRIVRSASSAFITSGG, encoded by the coding sequence ATGAAATCCATTCGTCCGATTTGCATGCTTGGGATTCTCTGCCTGATCTCTATGTTGGTGGGGTGTGTCTACCGCCCGGGCTATCGCCGGACGAACATGGACGAATTGATCCAACAATCCTTGGACCAGTCCAATGCAGCCAGGGGTGGCGATACCGAACTGATTGGAAATATGCACGATGAAGGCGTGGTGTTTGACCACGGCGAATTCAGAGCAAACGTCAGCGAAGAAATCTTGTTCGATTCGGACTTGCCGCCTGAATCTCAACCGGTGATCGATGGTGACTGGCACGGAGATGGATACAGCCAGATCCAAGAAGAGGAAATCATTCCGCTGGAATTGATACCGATCTCTCAGGCTCGGTCATCTGCGATCGCCCGTGTTGAGTACGACGAACCGTTCTTGATCAACGAAGATTTCATTGAGACCGATGTCCGCGAAGTGCTGACGCTGTTGGCGACTGATGCTGAGTTGGATTTGATTCTCGATGACAACGTCGCTGGCATCGTCAACACGCAGATCATTGACTTGACGGTCGACGAAGCGGTCGAGAAAGTTCTGATGCCGTTGGGATTGGCGTCCACACGACGAGGAAAGCAATTGATCGTGGCTCCGCCGGATCCCGAATCGCCGCTGTTTTCGTTGGTGTCAATCAAGACGCAGTACCAGCCGCAACACATGGATCCGACCACGTTGTTGGAAACCGTTCCGGTTCCGTGGTTGCAATACGTGACCGAGATTGAACAAGCCAAAACGATGTTGGTCGAAGCTCCACCGCGAATCGCGAATGACATCATCGCTCGATTTCAAAACATCGATCAACCGATTCCGCAAGTCGTTTTGGAAGCGATCATTTGCGTGGTCTCGCCGGATTCAGGGTTTCAATTTGGATTGGATTGGCAACACGCTGTTGAGATGGAAGGTGTCAAACAGTTGTCGCTCAGCGCGTCCGGTTTGGCTCTTAACGGAGAGGTTTCTCAGGCCGGCCTCGATGCGATCTTTTCAGACTTCGGCAGCACTTCAGCGTTCGTGCGGTTGTTATCCGAAAAAGGCGATCTCACCATTCGCGCGACGCCACACGTGATGGCCAAAGACGGAGAGCCAGCGAACATCGCCATCAATCGCGAAACGTTCTTCAGTGTGCAACCGCCCGGGACGACCGGCAGCAACTCGGTGTTCTTTCAACAGGACATTCAAAAGGTTGATGCCGGCATCGTGTTGGACATCACGCCGCACATTCGAGGCGATGAAGTGACCATCGATATCGAGAAGGCAGAAGTCAGCGAAGATGTTCGAAATGCAACCTCGCAGTTGTCAATCAATCAGTACCCAATCATCAACCGTCGAAGCGTCTCCACAACGGTCACTGTCAAAGACGGCAAAACCATTGTCATTGGTGGATTGGTGCAACGGGAGACGGTGGATCAAATCAATCGCATCCCAGGACTGAGTCGGTTGCCGGGAGTGGGCTACCTTTTTCAAACGACCCAGCGGCAGACACGCGACGCGGAAGTGGTGATTTTTATCTCGCCGCGAATCGTGCGTTCCGCCAGCAGTGCTTTCATCACCTCGGGGGGATGA
- a CDS encoding DUF4832 domain-containing protein, which produces MSGSVHAQQPGVQTAAVSEQDGRRVSIERRVEQAFRIEPVVQRFRGRRGEVIPFSFQVTSTGKTMQIDVSPIQLRQEETGIILHDEHSPPMEGVKFTTPTRFTLNAGETVELKGKVTIPLVKTNYISFGLLVRDEGTVNDPSAEEFAGDQTQASVRYVTQYVLRVDVETGVSDLSSVERLELQEAQVVSHEGMPYVRAYVKNPTNFALECRIRAELTPADSGNLPRSRSANPVSLFMPSRANVEDKDKYLIRMMPNARLRLEAPLEMSLVDGQYDLNLQVSNGRRTMLEQTFPQTLLVDAFRALDTRIANLGPGVTLEPAQIELGRVEGTQRMLTIEISNNSEDDQQIHLVPRDHLGDPMSRLMLSKSKFDLAAGRSKTIRALLRGISKTSSQWGTLDVIRRNLNSPNDVESATSLPLELVHQQRPVLNVESGPLQWANLAGGNAFVMEITNQGEGYAPIQGELLLGRDDGSRPHRLLDGFGRWLAPGQKRELQFHVPADLEAGKYQVRLSVRSRENVAVEEQVVVLDLTEDMLVGTGSVADQSAELSHVVPAGATVR; this is translated from the coding sequence GTGTCTGGATCCGTCCATGCACAACAACCCGGCGTCCAAACCGCTGCGGTGAGTGAGCAAGACGGTCGACGTGTCAGTATCGAACGACGAGTGGAACAGGCGTTTCGAATCGAGCCCGTGGTTCAACGATTCCGAGGTCGTCGTGGAGAGGTGATCCCGTTTTCGTTCCAGGTCACTTCGACCGGAAAGACGATGCAAATCGATGTCTCGCCCATTCAGTTGCGGCAAGAAGAAACGGGCATCATCTTGCACGATGAACACAGCCCACCGATGGAAGGCGTGAAGTTCACGACGCCGACCCGGTTCACGTTGAATGCTGGCGAGACTGTTGAACTGAAGGGCAAGGTCACGATTCCTTTGGTGAAAACCAACTACATTTCGTTCGGACTGTTGGTTCGCGACGAGGGAACCGTCAACGATCCTTCGGCGGAAGAGTTCGCCGGCGATCAAACCCAAGCCAGTGTTCGATACGTCACTCAGTACGTTTTGCGAGTTGATGTGGAAACGGGTGTGTCAGACCTCAGCAGCGTTGAGCGACTCGAACTGCAAGAGGCCCAAGTTGTTTCGCACGAAGGCATGCCGTACGTCCGAGCCTATGTTAAAAACCCAACAAACTTCGCACTCGAATGTCGTATCCGTGCCGAGCTTACTCCTGCCGATTCCGGAAACCTGCCAAGGTCGCGTTCTGCCAATCCCGTGTCGCTTTTCATGCCTTCACGAGCCAACGTGGAAGACAAAGACAAGTACTTGATTCGCATGATGCCCAACGCTCGATTGCGTTTGGAAGCTCCACTGGAAATGTCGTTGGTTGACGGGCAGTACGATTTGAATCTGCAAGTCAGCAACGGACGCCGGACGATGCTGGAGCAAACGTTTCCGCAAACGTTGTTGGTCGACGCCTTCCGAGCTTTAGACACTCGCATCGCGAATTTGGGTCCTGGTGTGACCTTGGAACCGGCGCAGATCGAACTGGGCCGCGTCGAAGGAACCCAGCGAATGCTGACGATTGAAATCAGCAATAACAGCGAGGACGATCAACAGATTCACCTGGTTCCTCGGGATCATCTCGGTGACCCGATGAGCCGATTGATGTTGTCGAAGTCGAAGTTCGATCTTGCCGCGGGTCGTTCCAAAACGATCCGAGCCCTGCTGCGTGGCATTTCGAAAACCTCGTCGCAGTGGGGAACGCTGGATGTCATTCGACGCAATCTCAACTCGCCCAACGATGTTGAGTCAGCGACATCGTTGCCGCTGGAATTGGTGCATCAACAGCGACCGGTGCTGAACGTTGAATCGGGGCCGTTGCAATGGGCGAACCTTGCCGGCGGGAACGCTTTCGTGATGGAGATCACCAATCAAGGCGAAGGTTACGCGCCGATTCAAGGCGAACTGTTGCTGGGTCGGGATGATGGATCGCGCCCGCACCGATTGCTCGATGGTTTTGGTCGGTGGCTGGCTCCCGGGCAAAAACGCGAACTTCAATTTCACGTGCCCGCCGATTTGGAAGCGGGCAAGTACCAAGTCCGCTTGAGCGTTCGATCACGAGAGAACGTTGCGGTGGAAGAACAGGTTGTGGTGTTGGATTTGACGGAGGACATGCTTGTCGGAACCGGCAGTGTGGCTGATCAATCGGCGGAGTTGTCGCACGTGGTACCAGCTGGTGCCACCGTTCGCTGA
- the hisN gene encoding histidinol-phosphatase, with product MSDWTPAQWQSDHDGRLTAMVDIALKAGQHTLTHFGKPSLSVDRKSDDSPVTIADREAEQLVRKLVAEQFPDDAIAGEEFADSEGASRYRWVVDPIDGTKSFICGVPLYSTLLALECDETPFGGVIYLPATDQIVVAALGGGCYHSEDLKIWREARVSDQSDLSKAVFVTSEAKSFGDRGEGPRGDSDVFEALQRDTWLTRTWGDGYGYAMVATGRADLMVDPICNAWDIAAMAPIMSEAGGRFTSWKGIDTVRGGDGVGTNGHLHDAVLARLQK from the coding sequence ATGTCGGATTGGACTCCCGCCCAATGGCAATCGGATCACGATGGACGACTCACCGCGATGGTCGACATCGCGTTGAAAGCCGGGCAGCACACGCTGACTCACTTTGGCAAACCGTCATTGTCGGTGGATCGCAAATCCGATGATTCGCCAGTCACGATTGCCGACCGAGAGGCCGAACAATTGGTTCGCAAACTGGTTGCCGAGCAATTTCCAGATGACGCGATCGCTGGTGAAGAATTTGCCGACAGCGAAGGTGCCAGCCGATATCGCTGGGTTGTTGATCCGATCGACGGAACCAAGTCATTCATCTGTGGGGTGCCGCTGTACAGCACGCTGTTGGCGTTGGAATGTGACGAGACACCGTTCGGCGGAGTCATCTATCTGCCGGCGACGGACCAAATCGTCGTCGCCGCGTTGGGCGGTGGGTGTTACCACAGCGAAGACTTGAAGATATGGCGTGAAGCTCGCGTTTCTGACCAAAGCGATTTGTCCAAAGCCGTCTTCGTGACCAGCGAGGCGAAGTCGTTTGGTGATCGTGGCGAAGGACCTCGCGGTGACAGCGACGTTTTCGAAGCCTTGCAGCGGGACACGTGGCTGACGCGAACTTGGGGCGATGGATACGGGTACGCGATGGTCGCAACCGGCCGCGCCGATTTGATGGTCGATCCAATTTGCAACGCCTGGGACATCGCGGCAATGGCTCCGATCATGAGCGAAGCCGGCGGACGATTCACTTCATGGAAGGGCATCGACACGGTCCGCGGCGGCGACGGCGTCGGAACCAATGGCCACCTTCACGATGCGGTGTTGGCTCGGCTGCAGAAGTAG
- a CDS encoding DUF1559 domain-containing protein, whose amino-acid sequence MPHRARPKGFTLVELLVVIAIIGVLVGLLLPAVQAAREAARRMSCSNNFKQIGLSLHNYHSAYNMLPAHSAGTTNSANSGNPNPSRRIAGGGGHNRNELSWLPGLTPFFEQQGLWEEISNPMDSDGDGVIDFQAMGPDARMNLSDHNAAGNRYRPWLTNVPTLRCPSDPGEGLPAQGRTNYAACLGDSTHHMHVGAEQDPGLIPNGNWAQAERAACRGTFVASRSTKFKEILDGLSNTIAAGEIITSLGDRDIRAMPPDAPTSIQADSGNPSGPDNALACRDMIDPERPLFWRNGAPFVASPAVTGPAGEMERGYKWAYGRPLFSGMNTILPPNSEICMQGNRHNEGILPPSSHHQGGVHVLMADGAVKFITESIDAGNSGAPPVRWDGWAINPGGSQSPFGIWGALGTRASKEVIDQEF is encoded by the coding sequence ATGCCACATCGAGCCCGTCCCAAGGGATTCACACTGGTCGAGTTGTTGGTGGTCATTGCCATCATCGGAGTCCTCGTTGGACTCTTACTGCCTGCTGTTCAGGCCGCACGTGAAGCGGCGCGTCGAATGAGCTGCAGCAACAACTTCAAACAAATTGGTTTGTCACTGCACAATTACCATTCCGCCTACAACATGCTCCCGGCGCACTCCGCGGGAACCACCAACAGTGCCAACTCAGGGAATCCGAACCCATCGCGTCGGATTGCCGGAGGTGGCGGACACAACCGCAACGAACTCAGTTGGTTGCCAGGCCTGACACCATTCTTTGAACAACAGGGGTTGTGGGAAGAAATCAGCAATCCGATGGACTCGGATGGCGATGGTGTCATCGATTTTCAAGCGATGGGGCCGGATGCCCGCATGAACTTGAGCGATCACAATGCGGCCGGCAATCGCTACCGTCCGTGGCTGACCAATGTTCCCACGTTGCGATGCCCCAGCGATCCAGGCGAAGGTTTGCCCGCCCAAGGCCGAACCAACTACGCGGCATGTCTTGGAGATTCAACCCACCATATGCACGTTGGCGCCGAGCAAGATCCCGGACTCATTCCAAACGGGAATTGGGCCCAAGCCGAACGAGCCGCCTGCCGAGGAACGTTTGTCGCCAGTCGTTCGACCAAGTTCAAAGAAATTTTGGACGGTTTGTCAAACACGATCGCGGCGGGCGAGATCATCACCAGCCTTGGTGACCGCGACATTCGTGCCATGCCACCGGATGCACCCACTAGCATTCAAGCTGATAGCGGAAACCCCAGCGGTCCCGACAACGCATTGGCATGTCGTGACATGATCGATCCAGAGCGTCCCCTGTTTTGGCGCAACGGAGCACCGTTCGTTGCATCGCCAGCGGTCACGGGTCCAGCCGGCGAAATGGAACGTGGATACAAGTGGGCCTATGGGCGTCCGCTATTTTCTGGCATGAACACGATTCTGCCACCGAACTCCGAAATTTGCATGCAAGGCAACCGTCACAACGAAGGCATCTTGCCACCGAGCAGCCATCACCAAGGCGGCGTGCATGTGTTGATGGCTGATGGTGCGGTGAAGTTCATCACCGAATCGATCGATGCCGGCAACTCCGGGGCTCCACCGGTTCGATGGGACGGATGGGCAATCAATCCGGGCGGATCTCAAAGTCCGTTTGGTATCTGGGGTGCCCTCGGAACACGTGCCTCCAAAGAGGTGATCGATCAGGAATTCTGA
- a CDS encoding nucleoside hydrolase, with product MFRLSLAVLAAALFDCSGLHAESEAAQSVKPTPVIFDTDITGDCDDVLALAMLHALQDRGECELKAVTISKVNPLAAPFVDAVNTFYGRGEIPIGATRDAQHRPSLYLKLCKTLDGESLRYPHDLLSSDDAPDAVEVLRRTLSESEDASVVIIQVGLAANLADLLESKADAISPLDGPTLLRKKCKLISVMAGCFGPTLGKPRHDEANVVNGIDAMRRFAELSPEDVPVVWSDYRIGIAVAYPRESIARDFSYVQHHPVREAYLLHSGPNHDRPTWDLTSVLFAIRPDDQYFDLSEPGRVVVDEKGFTEFHADANGRDRLLEMGPEQAIRVIEVQRALSSQPPRHSSSQ from the coding sequence ATGTTTCGACTGAGTCTTGCTGTGCTGGCCGCCGCGTTGTTTGACTGCTCTGGTCTTCACGCTGAATCGGAGGCGGCGCAAAGCGTCAAACCAACTCCGGTCATCTTCGACACCGACATCACCGGGGACTGCGATGATGTGTTGGCACTGGCAATGTTGCACGCGTTGCAAGATCGAGGCGAATGCGAGTTGAAGGCGGTCACCATCTCGAAGGTCAATCCGCTCGCGGCACCTTTTGTCGACGCGGTGAACACGTTCTATGGTCGCGGCGAAATTCCGATCGGTGCAACCCGAGACGCTCAGCATCGCCCGAGCCTCTATCTGAAATTGTGCAAGACTCTCGATGGCGAATCATTGCGATATCCACATGACTTGCTCAGCAGCGATGACGCACCCGATGCGGTTGAGGTCTTGCGCCGGACGCTGTCAGAGTCGGAGGACGCCAGTGTCGTGATCATTCAAGTCGGTTTGGCGGCCAACCTGGCTGATCTCTTGGAGTCGAAAGCGGATGCGATCAGTCCGTTGGACGGTCCGACGTTGCTTCGAAAGAAGTGCAAACTGATCTCGGTGATGGCCGGATGCTTCGGGCCGACGCTGGGCAAACCACGGCATGACGAGGCCAACGTGGTCAATGGCATCGATGCGATGCGGCGCTTCGCTGAGTTGTCGCCCGAGGATGTGCCGGTGGTATGGAGTGACTACCGTATCGGGATCGCTGTTGCCTACCCCCGCGAAAGTATCGCTCGTGATTTTTCGTACGTGCAGCACCATCCAGTCCGCGAGGCTTACTTGCTGCACAGTGGTCCCAACCACGATCGACCAACCTGGGATTTAACCAGCGTGCTTTTCGCGATTCGTCCAGACGATCAATACTTCGATCTGTCCGAACCCGGTCGTGTGGTGGTGGACGAAAAGGGGTTCACCGAATTTCACGCGGATGCGAACGGGCGTGATCGATTGCTGGAGATGGGCCCAGAGCAAGCCATTCGGGTGATCGAAGTCCAGCGAGCACTTTCCAGCCAACCGCCGCGTCATTCATCGTCGCAGTGA
- a CDS encoding Na(+)/H(+) antiporter subunit D has protein sequence MNFLSALPPGWPMIVGGVFLWLLPKRAQAGGALSLAILSGLLFWFTPVLGEGESAKTFSMLGAELQPIRIDSLSRPFGLVFHIAAVVSAIYALHVRDTRQHIAGMVYAGGAIGACCAGDLMTLFVFWELTAISSVFLVWASDTPAAYRAGMRYLIVQVGSGVLLLTGAIIQYVETGSLKFELFVSEGQTLFGDNSISPAAWCVLFAFAIKCAFPLLHNWLQDSYPKATVTGTVFLSAFTTKLAVYSLARGFAGFDPLITVGCVMTLFPIIFAVIENDLRRVLAYSLNNQLGFMVVGVGIGTELAINGTVAHAFCHIIYKSLLFMSVGAVLFRVGTAKATELGGLHKSMPWTTAFCMIGAGAISGFPLLSGFVSKSMIISAAGEEHMFGVWIVLLIASAGVMEHSGIKIPFFAFFAHDSGKRVKEAPWNMLLAMSIAAFSCIALGIAYPLLYRLLPFDVDYHPYTITHVVTQLQLLLFAALAFVALMKSGLYPAEQRAVNLDTDWFYRRLIPKVTRGGQVAIELVDQTFRHDFLLTLRSVLRMIQRSFNVNGWIGQTWSTSTMAFWAATLLAISLVLYYT, from the coding sequence ATGAATTTCTTGTCTGCTTTGCCTCCGGGATGGCCGATGATTGTCGGCGGCGTTTTCCTGTGGTTGCTTCCCAAACGAGCCCAAGCCGGCGGTGCACTCAGCCTGGCAATCCTCAGCGGTTTGCTGTTCTGGTTCACGCCCGTCCTGGGTGAAGGCGAGTCCGCGAAAACGTTCTCGATGTTGGGTGCGGAACTGCAACCAATCCGCATCGATTCGCTCAGTCGACCATTTGGATTGGTATTCCACATCGCTGCGGTCGTGTCGGCGATTTATGCTTTGCACGTGCGAGACACCCGGCAACATATCGCGGGAATGGTGTACGCCGGCGGCGCGATCGGCGCTTGCTGTGCCGGAGACTTGATGACGCTGTTCGTTTTTTGGGAACTCACCGCAATCAGCAGCGTGTTTCTTGTTTGGGCGTCGGACACACCCGCCGCTTACCGCGCTGGGATGCGTTACCTGATCGTCCAAGTTGGCTCGGGCGTGTTGTTGCTCACCGGAGCCATCATCCAGTATGTGGAAACGGGTTCGCTGAAATTCGAACTGTTTGTCAGCGAAGGTCAAACCCTTTTCGGCGACAATTCGATCTCGCCCGCCGCATGGTGCGTGTTGTTCGCGTTCGCGATCAAGTGTGCCTTTCCGTTGCTTCACAACTGGTTGCAAGACTCGTATCCCAAGGCAACGGTCACCGGCACCGTGTTCCTCAGCGCGTTCACGACGAAGCTCGCCGTGTATTCGCTGGCCCGTGGGTTTGCTGGCTTCGATCCACTGATCACCGTCGGCTGCGTCATGACGCTGTTCCCGATCATTTTCGCGGTCATCGAAAATGACCTGCGTCGAGTTCTGGCATATTCGCTCAACAACCAACTTGGGTTCATGGTCGTCGGTGTTGGCATCGGGACCGAGCTCGCCATCAACGGAACCGTGGCTCACGCGTTTTGCCACATCATCTACAAATCATTGTTGTTCATGTCCGTCGGCGCGGTGCTGTTCCGAGTCGGCACCGCCAAGGCAACCGAACTGGGCGGACTTCACAAGTCGATGCCATGGACCACCGCGTTCTGCATGATCGGTGCGGGTGCCATCTCCGGCTTCCCGCTGCTCAGCGGATTCGTTAGCAAATCGATGATCATCTCAGCCGCCGGCGAAGAACACATGTTCGGCGTTTGGATTGTGTTGCTGATCGCTTCGGCGGGTGTGATGGAGCACTCCGGAATCAAGATTCCGTTCTTTGCGTTCTTTGCCCATGACAGCGGCAAACGAGTCAAGGAAGCTCCTTGGAACATGTTACTCGCGATGAGCATCGCTGCTTTCTCATGCATCGCGTTGGGCATCGCTTACCCGTTGCTGTACCGGTTGCTTCCCTTCGACGTGGACTATCACCCATACACGATCACCCACGTCGTCACCCAATTGCAGCTGCTCCTTTTCGCGGCTCTCGCATTCGTCGCGCTGATGAAGTCGGGACTGTACCCAGCAGAACAACGAGCCGTGAACCTGGACACCGATTGGTTCTACCGACGTCTGATCCCCAAGGTAACACGTGGCGGTCAAGTCGCGATTGAACTGGTGGACCAAACGTTCCGCCACGACTTCTTGTTGACCCTGCGCAGCGTCCTTCGAATGATCCAGCGTTCGTTCAACGTCAACGGCTGGATCGGCCAGACTTGGTCCACCAGCACGATGGCATTCTGGGCCGCGACACTGCTGGCGATCAGCTTGGTGCTGTACTACACCTAG
- a CDS encoding proton-conducting transporter transmembrane domain-containing protein, translating into MTDSMQIWVSLLLPLIAYVLLTLTGKSPNVREGCTLTVATILFLLTCRMASGVFAGERPEWMWGEWLPGFQIAFQVEPLGMLFALVASGLWILTTIYAVGYMRGHNEENQTRFFGCFAFAIFAALAAAYAKNLFTLFVAYEVMTISTYPLVTHHGNEEARNGGRVYLGILLSTSIAFFMLAIAWTYTLAGTLDFAPGGILAQSVADEKISIVGLGFLLALFAFGIGKAALMPFHRWLPAAMVAPTPVSALLHAVAVVKVGVFSVLKVVVYIFGLDLLTESGVNLWLAYVAGFSLVVASLVAMTKDNLKARLAYSTIGQLAYITLGAALATPSSIIGGGMHIAMHAVGKITLFFCAGAIYVGAHKKNISDMRGLGRQMPFTFGAFLLASVSIIGLPPGGGAWSKWFLAVGTVETHQYLLTAALMVSSLLNIAYLVPIPMLAFMGKPKADDSADHDSHGHESDGHDSHGHAPTEGIHEAPMMCVVPLCITAIGSVALFFAADWIYEALLPITQTPNL; encoded by the coding sequence ATGACGGACTCCATGCAAATCTGGGTGTCATTGCTGCTGCCGCTGATCGCGTACGTGTTGCTCACGCTAACGGGCAAATCGCCAAACGTTCGCGAAGGCTGCACGCTGACGGTCGCCACCATTCTGTTTTTGCTGACTTGCCGGATGGCCAGCGGCGTGTTCGCCGGTGAGCGTCCAGAATGGATGTGGGGTGAATGGTTGCCCGGCTTCCAAATCGCGTTCCAAGTCGAACCGCTGGGGATGCTCTTCGCACTCGTCGCATCGGGACTTTGGATCCTGACGACGATCTACGCGGTCGGCTACATGCGGGGCCATAACGAAGAAAATCAAACGCGATTCTTTGGCTGCTTTGCTTTCGCTATTTTCGCTGCTCTCGCGGCCGCTTATGCGAAAAACCTGTTCACGCTGTTTGTCGCGTATGAGGTCATGACGATCTCGACTTACCCGTTGGTCACTCATCATGGCAACGAAGAAGCCCGCAATGGCGGACGAGTCTACCTGGGGATTTTGCTATCCACCTCGATCGCGTTCTTCATGCTGGCGATCGCCTGGACCTACACCTTGGCCGGAACGTTGGACTTCGCTCCTGGCGGGATCCTGGCCCAAAGCGTAGCGGACGAAAAAATCTCGATCGTGGGTCTCGGATTCCTCCTCGCGTTGTTTGCGTTCGGGATCGGAAAAGCCGCTTTGATGCCGTTCCACCGCTGGCTTCCCGCCGCGATGGTCGCTCCGACACCCGTCAGTGCTTTGCTGCACGCGGTCGCCGTCGTGAAGGTCGGTGTGTTCTCGGTTTTGAAAGTCGTGGTTTACATCTTCGGTTTGGACCTCCTGACCGAATCAGGCGTGAATCTCTGGCTGGCCTATGTCGCCGGATTCTCATTGGTCGTCGCGTCGTTGGTTGCGATGACGAAAGACAACCTGAAAGCACGACTCGCGTACTCGACGATTGGTCAATTGGCCTACATCACGCTGGGTGCGGCGCTCGCAACTCCCAGCAGCATCATCGGTGGCGGGATGCACATCGCGATGCACGCGGTTGGCAAGATCACGCTGTTTTTCTGCGCCGGAGCGATTTATGTCGGAGCTCACAAGAAGAACATCAGCGACATGAGAGGACTCGGGCGGCAAATGCCGTTTACGTTCGGTGCCTTCCTGCTCGCTTCGGTCAGCATCATTGGATTGCCGCCGGGCGGAGGTGCTTGGAGCAAATGGTTCTTGGCCGTTGGCACGGTGGAAACTCATCAGTATTTGTTGACGGCAGCGTTGATGGTCAGTTCACTGCTCAACATCGCTTACTTGGTGCCGATTCCGATGCTCGCCTTCATGGGCAAACCCAAAGCGGATGACTCCGCCGATCACGACTCGCATGGACATGAATCGGACGGCCATGACTCGCATGGGCACGCACCGACCGAGGGAATTCACGAAGCTCCGATGATGTGCGTGGTTCCACTTTGCATCACCGCGATTGGCAGTGTCGCGTTGTTCTTCGCCGCCGACTGGATTTACGAAGCCCTGTTGCCGATCACGCAGACGCCAAACTTATGA